One segment of Cynocephalus volans isolate mCynVol1 chromosome 8, mCynVol1.pri, whole genome shotgun sequence DNA contains the following:
- the SFPQ gene encoding splicing factor, proline- and glutamine-rich isoform X2: MSRDRFRSRGGGGGGFHRRGGGGGRGGLHDFRSPPPGMGLSQNRGPMGPGPGQGGPKPPIPPPPPHQQQQPPPQQPQPQPPPQQPPPHQPPPHQPPPHPQPHQQPLPPQDSSKPVAPQGPGPAPGVGSAPPASAPTPAPPATPPTSGGPPGPGPTPTPPPAVTSAPPGAPPPAPPSSGVPTTPPQPGGPPPPPTGGPGPGPKQGPGPGGPKGGKMPGGPKPGGGHPKPPHRGGGEPRGGRQHHPPYHQQHHQGPPPGGPGSRSEEKISDSEGFKANLSLLRRPGEKTYTQRCRLFVGNLPADITEDEFKRLFAKYGEPGEVFINKGKGFGFIKLESRALAEIAKAELDDTPMRGRQLRVRFATHAAALSVRNLSPYVSNELLEEAFSQFGPIERAVVIVDDRGRSTGKGIVEFASKPAARKAFERCSEGVFLLTTTPRPVIVEPLEQLDDEDGLPEKLAQKNPMYQKERETPPRFAQHGTFEYEYSQRWKSLDEMEKQQREQVEKNMKDAKDKLESEMEDAYHEHQANLLRQDLMRRQEELRRMEELHNQEMQKRKEMQLRQEEERRRREEEMMIRQREMEEQMRRQREESYSRMGYMDPRERDMRMGGGGAMNMGDPYGSGGQKFPPLGGGGGIGYEANPGVPPATMSGSMMGSDMVRMIDVG; encoded by the exons ATGTCTCGTGATCGGTTTCGGAGtcgcggcggtggcggcggcggcttCCACCGGCGTGGAggaggcggcggccgcggcggcctCCACGACTTCCGCTCCCCGCCGCCCGGCATGGGCCTCAGTCAGAACCGCGGCCCTATGGGTCCCGGCCCGGGCCAGGGCGGCCCCAAGCCCCCGATCCCACCACCGCCTCcgcatcagcagcagcagccgccaccacagcagccgcagccgcagccgccACCACAGCAGCCGCCGCCGCATCAGCCCCCGCCGCATCAGCCCCCGCCGCATCCACAGCCGCATCAGCAGCCGCTACCGCCGCAGGACTCGTCCAAGCCCGTTGCTCCTCAGGGACCCGGCCCCGCTCCAGGAGTAGGCAGCGCGCCGCCGGCCTCGGCCCCGACCCCGGCCCCGCCGGCTACACCCCCGACCTCCGGGGGCCCTCCAGGGCCAGGGCCCACCCCGACCCCGCCGCCCGCCGTCACCTCGGCTCCTCCCGGGGCGCCTCCACCCGCGCCGCCGAGCAGCGGGGTGCCGACCACTCCACCTCAGCCGGGAGGCCCGCCGCCCCCACCCACGGGGGGCCCAGGACCGGGGCCTAAGCAGGGCCCAGGCCCCGGGGGCCCCAAAGGGGGCAAAATGCCTGGTGGGCCGAAGCCTGGCGGCGGCCACCCTAAGCCACCGCACCGAGGCGGCGGGGAGCCCCGCGGGGGCCGCCAGCACCACCCGCCGTATCACCAACAGCACCACCAGGGGCCTCCACCGGGCGGGCCCGGTAGCCGCAGCGAAGAGAAAATTTCCGACTCGGAG GGGTTTAAAGCCAATTTGTCCCTCTTGAGGAGGCCTGGAGAGAAAACTTACACACAGCGCTGTCGGTTGTTTGTTGGAAATCTACCTGCTGATATCACAGAGGATGAGTTCAAAAGACTATTTGCTAAATATGGAGAACCAGGAGAAGTTTTTATCAACAAAGGCAAAGGATTCGGATTTATTAAACTT GAGTCTAGAGCCTTGGCTGAAATTGCCAAAGCTGAACTTGATGATACCCCCATGAGAGGTAGACAGCTTCGGGTTCGCTTTGCCACACATGCTGCTGCCCTTTCTGTTCGTAATCTTTCACCTTATGTTTCCAATGAACTGCTGGAAGAAGCATTTAGCCAGTTTGGTCCAATTGAAAGGGCTGTAGTAATTGTGGATGATCGTGGAAGATCTACAGGGAAAGGCATTGTTGAATTTGCTTCTAAACCAGCAGCAAGGAAAGCATTTGAACGGTGCAGTGAAGGTGTTTTCTTACTGACCAC AACTCCTCGTCCAGTCATTGTGGAACCACTTGAGCAATTAGATGACGAAGATGGTCTTCCTGAAAAACTTGCACAGAAGAATCCAATGTATCAAAA GGAGAGAGAAACCCCTCCTCGTTTTGCCCAGCATGGCACATTTGAGTATGAATATTCTCAGCGATGGAAGTCCTTGGATGAAATGGAAAAACAGCAAAGGGAGCAAGTTGAAAAAAACATGAAGGATGCAAAAGACAAACTAGAAAGTGAAATGGAAGATGCCTATCACGAGCATCAGGCAAATCTTTTGCGCCAAG ATCTGATGAGACGCCAGGAAGAATTAAGGCGCATGGAAGAACTTCACAATCAAGAAATGCAGAAACGTAAAGAAATGCAATTGAG GCAAGAGGAGGAAAGACGTagaagggaggaagagatgaTGATTCGTCAACGTGAGATGGAAGAACAAATGAGACGCCAGAGAGAGGAAAGTTATAGCCGGATGGGCTACATGGATCCA agagaGCGAGACATGAGAATGGGTGGTGGAGGAGCAATGAATATGGGAG atcCCTATGGTTCAGGAGGACAGAAATTTCCACCtctaggtggtggtggtggcatagGTTATGAAGCTAATCCTGGAGTTCCACCAGCAACCATGAGTGGTTCCATGATGGGAAGCGACATG
- the SFPQ gene encoding splicing factor, proline- and glutamine-rich isoform X1 — protein sequence MSRDRFRSRGGGGGGFHRRGGGGGRGGLHDFRSPPPGMGLSQNRGPMGPGPGQGGPKPPIPPPPPHQQQQPPPQQPQPQPPPQQPPPHQPPPHQPPPHPQPHQQPLPPQDSSKPVAPQGPGPAPGVGSAPPASAPTPAPPATPPTSGGPPGPGPTPTPPPAVTSAPPGAPPPAPPSSGVPTTPPQPGGPPPPPTGGPGPGPKQGPGPGGPKGGKMPGGPKPGGGHPKPPHRGGGEPRGGRQHHPPYHQQHHQGPPPGGPGSRSEEKISDSEGFKANLSLLRRPGEKTYTQRCRLFVGNLPADITEDEFKRLFAKYGEPGEVFINKGKGFGFIKLESRALAEIAKAELDDTPMRGRQLRVRFATHAAALSVRNLSPYVSNELLEEAFSQFGPIERAVVIVDDRGRSTGKGIVEFASKPAARKAFERCSEGVFLLTTTPRPVIVEPLEQLDDEDGLPEKLAQKNPMYQKERETPPRFAQHGTFEYEYSQRWKSLDEMEKQQREQVEKNMKDAKDKLESEMEDAYHEHQANLLRQDLMRRQEELRRMEELHNQEMQKRKEMQLRQEEERRRREEEMMIRQREMEEQMRRQREESYSRMGYMDPRERDMRMGGGGAMNMGDPYGSGGQKFPPLGGGGGIGYEANPGVPPATMSGSMMGSDMRTERFGQGGAGPVGGQGPRGMGPGTPAGYGRGREEYEGPNKKPRF from the exons ATGTCTCGTGATCGGTTTCGGAGtcgcggcggtggcggcggcggcttCCACCGGCGTGGAggaggcggcggccgcggcggcctCCACGACTTCCGCTCCCCGCCGCCCGGCATGGGCCTCAGTCAGAACCGCGGCCCTATGGGTCCCGGCCCGGGCCAGGGCGGCCCCAAGCCCCCGATCCCACCACCGCCTCcgcatcagcagcagcagccgccaccacagcagccgcagccgcagccgccACCACAGCAGCCGCCGCCGCATCAGCCCCCGCCGCATCAGCCCCCGCCGCATCCACAGCCGCATCAGCAGCCGCTACCGCCGCAGGACTCGTCCAAGCCCGTTGCTCCTCAGGGACCCGGCCCCGCTCCAGGAGTAGGCAGCGCGCCGCCGGCCTCGGCCCCGACCCCGGCCCCGCCGGCTACACCCCCGACCTCCGGGGGCCCTCCAGGGCCAGGGCCCACCCCGACCCCGCCGCCCGCCGTCACCTCGGCTCCTCCCGGGGCGCCTCCACCCGCGCCGCCGAGCAGCGGGGTGCCGACCACTCCACCTCAGCCGGGAGGCCCGCCGCCCCCACCCACGGGGGGCCCAGGACCGGGGCCTAAGCAGGGCCCAGGCCCCGGGGGCCCCAAAGGGGGCAAAATGCCTGGTGGGCCGAAGCCTGGCGGCGGCCACCCTAAGCCACCGCACCGAGGCGGCGGGGAGCCCCGCGGGGGCCGCCAGCACCACCCGCCGTATCACCAACAGCACCACCAGGGGCCTCCACCGGGCGGGCCCGGTAGCCGCAGCGAAGAGAAAATTTCCGACTCGGAG GGGTTTAAAGCCAATTTGTCCCTCTTGAGGAGGCCTGGAGAGAAAACTTACACACAGCGCTGTCGGTTGTTTGTTGGAAATCTACCTGCTGATATCACAGAGGATGAGTTCAAAAGACTATTTGCTAAATATGGAGAACCAGGAGAAGTTTTTATCAACAAAGGCAAAGGATTCGGATTTATTAAACTT GAGTCTAGAGCCTTGGCTGAAATTGCCAAAGCTGAACTTGATGATACCCCCATGAGAGGTAGACAGCTTCGGGTTCGCTTTGCCACACATGCTGCTGCCCTTTCTGTTCGTAATCTTTCACCTTATGTTTCCAATGAACTGCTGGAAGAAGCATTTAGCCAGTTTGGTCCAATTGAAAGGGCTGTAGTAATTGTGGATGATCGTGGAAGATCTACAGGGAAAGGCATTGTTGAATTTGCTTCTAAACCAGCAGCAAGGAAAGCATTTGAACGGTGCAGTGAAGGTGTTTTCTTACTGACCAC AACTCCTCGTCCAGTCATTGTGGAACCACTTGAGCAATTAGATGACGAAGATGGTCTTCCTGAAAAACTTGCACAGAAGAATCCAATGTATCAAAA GGAGAGAGAAACCCCTCCTCGTTTTGCCCAGCATGGCACATTTGAGTATGAATATTCTCAGCGATGGAAGTCCTTGGATGAAATGGAAAAACAGCAAAGGGAGCAAGTTGAAAAAAACATGAAGGATGCAAAAGACAAACTAGAAAGTGAAATGGAAGATGCCTATCACGAGCATCAGGCAAATCTTTTGCGCCAAG ATCTGATGAGACGCCAGGAAGAATTAAGGCGCATGGAAGAACTTCACAATCAAGAAATGCAGAAACGTAAAGAAATGCAATTGAG GCAAGAGGAGGAAAGACGTagaagggaggaagagatgaTGATTCGTCAACGTGAGATGGAAGAACAAATGAGACGCCAGAGAGAGGAAAGTTATAGCCGGATGGGCTACATGGATCCA agagaGCGAGACATGAGAATGGGTGGTGGAGGAGCAATGAATATGGGAG atcCCTATGGTTCAGGAGGACAGAAATTTCCACCtctaggtggtggtggtggcatagGTTATGAAGCTAATCCTGGAGTTCCACCAGCAACCATGAGTGGTTCCATGATGGGAAGCGACATG